In a genomic window of Streptomyces koelreuteriae:
- a CDS encoding HAD family hydrolase, which yields MPGDAPAGTAGAAFFDVDGTLTTGTTLFRFLEYRFAVEGRPPQAYTQERQRLRAMTEAGVCRSRTNRAYFASYARLSVSWVTELAEEWFRHELESEGFLHDSAVAALRRHQAAGEPVVLVSGSFPALLAPLARLLEVDAVLATEPETVLGHYTGDAAVTMIGGTKADAVRSWSAEHGIDPAAATAYGDHASDLPMLRATGRGVVVGGDRELRAIAAREGWRLLPAPPPAPPLRLPEPRWTARTPLAAGRRPA from the coding sequence TTGCCCGGTGACGCCCCGGCCGGCACCGCGGGGGCCGCGTTCTTCGACGTCGACGGCACGCTGACCACCGGGACCACCCTGTTCCGGTTCCTCGAGTACCGCTTCGCCGTCGAAGGACGCCCCCCGCAGGCCTACACCCAGGAGCGGCAGCGGCTGCGCGCCATGACCGAGGCGGGCGTCTGCCGGTCACGCACCAACCGCGCCTACTTCGCCAGCTACGCCCGGCTCAGCGTCTCCTGGGTGACGGAGCTGGCGGAGGAGTGGTTCCGCCACGAGCTGGAGTCCGAGGGCTTCCTGCACGACAGCGCCGTCGCCGCACTGCGCCGGCACCAGGCGGCGGGGGAGCCCGTGGTGCTCGTCTCGGGCTCCTTCCCCGCGCTCCTCGCGCCGCTGGCCCGCCTGCTGGAGGTGGACGCGGTCCTGGCGACGGAGCCCGAGACCGTCCTCGGCCACTACACCGGCGACGCGGCGGTCACGATGATCGGCGGCACCAAGGCGGACGCCGTCCGGTCCTGGTCCGCCGAGCACGGCATCGACCCAGCCGCCGCCACCGCCTACGGCGACCACGCCTCGGACCTGCCCATGCTGCGGGCCACGGGCCGTGGCGTGGTGGTCGGCGGCGACCGGGAACTGCGCGCCATCGCCGCACGGGAGGGCTGGCGCCTGCTGCCCGCCCCGCCTCCGGCGCCCCCGCTGCGGCTCCCCGAGCCCCGCTGGACGGCCCGGACACCCCTCGCTGCCGGGCGTCGCCCGGCCTGA
- a CDS encoding protein kinase domain-containing protein: MNEPYAVPVPKGYRVGVWEVREPIATGAFGSVYAARRVGGSPELPATVALKFLPTGTATPRRLTHLRELIEREVALYRRLRHPRLVRMYETLTVDDPGRPELDGATVLVLERAEGSLSALLRAVPRPEAGPALLAQICEGLAQLHDAGWVHGDLKPANVLLMEDGSVRLADFNMAAELEGTHAYTPAFSTPDYTPPELLWTEIGERGRRIRPSADVWAFGVLAHLVLTGSFPLPGATPTARRDAAAAYARGTDELRLSPELADGWREIVGACLTRSYRDRITGEALLRRVRAAAAGTAHRPFRLPRLLPARRRVRRTSVAAAVAAGSLAALAALAYGVGFRPGGSGSGAPASVAAATYGASDLRTDRGVPPAYRLLIVKTAHDCDQKEVTPVLIAAMLKVESDFDPDLSDPANDEYGIARWTPRVLRWWMNEDGTPGEAVPQPPFPPAESIPAMGRYLCWIAPRLEPGLRGDRRVLVAAAYRTSYKTVNKAGGVPADTRAYAGRVAHYLTEYAPAGRR; the protein is encoded by the coding sequence GTGAACGAGCCCTACGCCGTGCCGGTGCCGAAGGGGTACCGGGTCGGCGTCTGGGAGGTGCGCGAGCCGATCGCGACCGGCGCCTTCGGCAGTGTGTACGCGGCCCGGCGCGTCGGGGGAAGCCCGGAGCTGCCCGCGACCGTGGCCCTGAAGTTCCTGCCCACCGGTACGGCCACGCCCCGCCGGCTCACCCACCTGCGCGAGCTGATCGAGCGGGAGGTCGCGCTGTACCGGCGGCTGAGGCATCCGCGGCTGGTGCGGATGTACGAGACGCTGACCGTCGACGACCCGGGCCGCCCGGAGCTGGACGGCGCCACCGTGCTCGTCCTGGAGCGGGCCGAGGGCTCCCTGTCCGCCCTGCTCAGGGCGGTGCCCCGGCCCGAGGCGGGTCCGGCGCTGCTCGCGCAGATCTGCGAGGGGCTGGCCCAGTTGCACGACGCCGGCTGGGTGCACGGCGACCTGAAGCCGGCCAACGTGCTGCTGATGGAGGACGGTTCGGTCCGGCTGGCCGACTTCAACATGGCGGCCGAGCTGGAGGGCACCCACGCCTACACCCCGGCGTTCTCCACGCCCGACTACACACCGCCCGAGCTGCTGTGGACCGAGATCGGCGAACGGGGCCGCCGGATCCGCCCGTCGGCCGACGTGTGGGCCTTCGGCGTCCTCGCCCACCTCGTCCTCACGGGCTCCTTCCCGCTGCCCGGCGCCACTCCGACGGCCCGCCGCGACGCGGCGGCGGCCTACGCCCGCGGCACCGACGAGCTGCGTCTGTCGCCCGAACTGGCCGACGGCTGGCGGGAGATCGTGGGCGCCTGTCTGACGCGGTCGTACCGCGACCGCATCACCGGCGAGGCGCTGCTGCGCCGCGTCCGGGCGGCCGCCGCCGGGACGGCTCATCGTCCCTTCCGGCTGCCCCGGCTGCTTCCGGCCCGCCGCCGCGTGCGCCGTACGTCCGTCGCCGCGGCGGTGGCGGCCGGTTCCCTCGCCGCCCTGGCCGCCCTTGCGTACGGTGTCGGTTTCCGGCCCGGCGGCAGCGGCTCGGGCGCCCCCGCGAGCGTCGCGGCCGCCACGTACGGCGCGTCCGACCTGCGTACCGACCGGGGCGTCCCGCCCGCCTACCGGCTGCTGATCGTCAAGACGGCGCACGACTGCGACCAGAAGGAGGTCACCCCGGTCCTGATCGCCGCCATGCTGAAGGTGGAGAGCGACTTCGACCCGGACCTCTCCGATCCCGCCAACGACGAGTACGGCATCGCCCGCTGGACCCCGCGGGTGCTGCGCTGGTGGATGAACGAGGACGGCACTCCCGGCGAGGCCGTCCCCCAGCCGCCGTTCCCGCCCGCCGAGTCCATCCCGGCGATGGGCCGCTATCTGTGCTGGATCGCCCCGCGTCTGGAGCCCGGGCTGCGGGGCGACAGACGGGTGCTGGTCGCCGCCGCGTACCGGACGTCGTACAAGACGGTGAACAAGGCGGGCGGCGTGCCCGCGGACACCCGCGCCTACGCCGGCCGCGTCGCGCACTACCTCACGGAGTACGCGCCGGCCGGCCGGAGGTGA
- a CDS encoding NADP-dependent oxidoreductase gives MRAVGILEYGGPDVLEVIDRGIPDPGPGELRIRVAAAAVNPTDLMLRSGELADYMAAFEPPFIPGMDVSGTVDAAGAGTLFALGDRVMAFVNPFRPQSGAQAEYVVVSAADTVLVPPGMDLVRAAGLPMNALTAHQALALLGLRSGATLAVTGGAGALGGFVIQLAVHRGLRVVAEAAEQDEPLLKQLGAEIVVPRHAEPTDTPSETPAAAASLAERYRHAVPEGVDALVDAAVLGEGVLGAVRDGGAVVTCRPGALALPRGIVRHELNVMAYPDKAAALTELAALACEGLLSLRTDSLLTPSAAPDAHRRLAAGGVRGRQLVVFNGRRETTAGS, from the coding sequence ATGCGCGCAGTCGGAATCCTGGAATACGGCGGACCGGACGTGCTCGAGGTCATCGACCGGGGGATACCCGACCCCGGCCCCGGTGAGCTGCGCATCCGCGTGGCCGCCGCAGCCGTCAACCCCACCGACCTCATGCTTCGCTCGGGCGAACTCGCCGACTACATGGCCGCCTTCGAACCCCCGTTCATCCCCGGCATGGACGTCTCCGGCACCGTCGACGCCGCCGGCGCCGGCACCCTGTTCGCCCTCGGCGACCGGGTCATGGCGTTCGTCAACCCGTTCCGCCCGCAGAGCGGGGCACAGGCCGAGTACGTGGTCGTCTCCGCCGCCGACACGGTCCTCGTCCCGCCGGGCATGGACCTGGTCCGGGCTGCCGGGCTGCCGATGAACGCGCTGACGGCCCATCAGGCGCTCGCCCTGCTCGGACTCCGCTCCGGGGCGACCCTGGCCGTCACCGGCGGAGCCGGCGCACTCGGCGGCTTCGTGATCCAGCTCGCCGTGCACCGCGGCCTGCGTGTGGTCGCCGAGGCGGCCGAGCAGGACGAGCCGCTGCTGAAGCAGCTCGGCGCCGAGATCGTCGTGCCGCGGCACGCGGAGCCGACGGACACACCGAGCGAGACCCCCGCGGCGGCGGCCTCGCTCGCCGAGCGGTACCGCCACGCCGTGCCCGAGGGCGTCGACGCGCTGGTGGACGCCGCCGTCCTGGGCGAAGGGGTCCTCGGCGCCGTCCGGGACGGCGGCGCCGTGGTGACCTGCCGTCCGGGCGCACTGGCCCTGCCCCGCGGCATCGTGCGGCACGAGCTGAACGTCATGGCCTACCCGGACAAGGCCGCCGCCCTCACCGAACTCGCCGCGCTCGCCTGCGAGGGACTGCTCTCCCTGCGCACGGACTCCCTGCTCACCCCGTCCGCGGCGCCGGACGCCCACCGCCGGCTCGCCGCGGGCGGTGTTCGAGGACGCCAGCTCGTCGTCTTCAACGGGCGGCGGGAGACCACGGCCGGTTCCTGA
- a CDS encoding FHA domain-containing protein, with translation MFSIIVVPPPTTEDERNRTQRRLAPGERLAFGRSAHDNDLPITHDGVSRRAGEITAQGAFWILSNLSREQTYVVENPEGAGEHVKVAPGRLDAPIPFEFSRIVLPAAGDLLALEVWAPRHDYLSGTGGLDGATTAPAFSLDRTKRYFAVLAALCEPRLRGTPHAPLPTVEQVADRLRPAWPAASRTSVQWNIDYLAVKLRLKPGPESADTGPRLNGKKESLVSLALRFDLVREDDLGVLAASPGGVTR, from the coding sequence TTGTTCAGCATCATCGTGGTACCTCCGCCGACCACGGAGGACGAGCGAAACCGCACCCAACGCAGACTCGCGCCCGGCGAACGCCTCGCCTTCGGCCGGTCCGCGCACGACAACGACCTGCCCATCACCCACGACGGGGTCTCCCGCCGGGCCGGTGAGATCACCGCGCAGGGCGCCTTCTGGATCCTGAGCAACCTCAGCCGCGAGCAGACCTACGTGGTGGAGAACCCGGAGGGCGCGGGCGAACACGTCAAGGTGGCGCCGGGGCGGCTGGACGCGCCGATCCCCTTCGAGTTCTCGCGGATCGTGCTGCCCGCGGCGGGCGATCTGCTGGCGCTGGAGGTGTGGGCGCCGCGCCACGACTATCTGAGCGGCACGGGCGGCCTCGACGGCGCCACCACCGCGCCGGCCTTCTCGCTCGACCGCACCAAGCGCTACTTCGCGGTCCTGGCCGCCCTGTGCGAACCGCGTCTGCGCGGCACCCCGCACGCGCCGCTGCCCACCGTCGAGCAGGTCGCCGACCGTCTGCGCCCCGCCTGGCCGGCCGCGTCCCGCACGTCGGTGCAGTGGAACATCGACTACCTCGCCGTGAAGCTGCGTCTCAAACCGGGCCCGGAGAGCGCGGACACGGGCCCGCGGCTCAACGGCAAGAAGGAGTCCCTGGTCTCCCTGGCGCTCCGCTTCGACCTGGTCCGGGAGGACGACCTGGGCGTCCTGGCCGCCTCGCCGGGCGGGGTGACGCGGTGA
- a CDS encoding ScbA/BarX family gamma-butyrolactone biosynthesis protein: MTDGVLSYARTVDRALTHRAAVSECFLTDALRTGERTFRVAAQPPRAHLYYSDHVTDAGTAPSYDPLLVLEIFRQSCILASHEYLAAPADSSFVFDRGALEILDPEALRVGELPAAVTVEGEFTDVRERAGRPCGATVEVRAFVDGRAAATMRLAYRWIPGRTMGQLRTRARAALALDPRRAHPLVNRLEPAEVGRELSANVVLGRVTVSSAAEVVAQVVVDRTHPALFDHPVDHIPGAVMFEALRQTATTAARELCGLDIAPQHLALTGCDVTFLKYGEFELPTDCRARPADGADGQPVLDLVLEQEGDVLATARVTLAARDLALPEQRGRGTSGVAATDPRPRLVTAA, translated from the coding sequence ATGACAGACGGCGTCCTTTCCTACGCCCGGACCGTCGACCGCGCCCTCACCCACCGGGCCGCCGTCAGCGAGTGCTTCCTGACCGACGCTCTGCGCACCGGCGAGCGCACCTTCCGGGTCGCCGCCCAGCCGCCGCGAGCGCACCTGTACTACAGCGACCATGTGACGGACGCGGGGACGGCCCCGTCCTACGATCCGCTGCTCGTACTGGAGATCTTCCGCCAGTCCTGCATCCTCGCCTCGCACGAGTACCTCGCGGCACCGGCGGACAGCAGCTTCGTCTTCGACCGGGGCGCACTCGAGATCCTCGACCCCGAGGCGCTGCGCGTCGGCGAACTGCCCGCCGCCGTCACCGTGGAGGGCGAGTTCACCGACGTCCGGGAGCGGGCCGGCCGGCCCTGCGGCGCCACCGTGGAGGTGCGGGCCTTCGTCGACGGCAGGGCGGCGGCGACCATGCGGCTCGCCTACCGCTGGATACCGGGCCGGACCATGGGGCAGCTGCGCACCCGGGCCAGAGCCGCCCTCGCCCTGGACCCGAGACGCGCCCACCCGCTGGTCAACCGGCTGGAGCCCGCGGAGGTGGGCCGTGAGCTGTCCGCCAACGTCGTCCTGGGGAGGGTGACCGTGTCCTCGGCCGCGGAGGTGGTCGCCCAGGTGGTCGTCGACCGCACCCACCCCGCGCTCTTCGACCACCCCGTGGACCACATCCCGGGCGCGGTGATGTTCGAGGCACTCCGGCAGACGGCCACCACCGCCGCCCGTGAGCTGTGCGGCCTGGACATCGCCCCCCAGCACCTCGCGCTCACCGGCTGCGACGTGACGTTCCTGAAGTACGGCGAGTTCGAACTGCCCACCGACTGCCGGGCCCGCCCCGCCGACGGTGCCGACGGCCAGCCCGTGCTCGACCTCGTCCTGGAGCAGGAGGGCGACGTCCTGGCGACGGCGCGGGTGACCCTCGCCGCCAGGGACCTCGCTCTCCCGGAGCAGCGCGGCCGCGGCACCAGCGGCGTCGCGGCGACGGATCCCCGCCCCCGGCTCGTGACCGCGGCCTGA
- a CDS encoding HAD-IA family hydrolase — protein sequence MTTTDTTVWFDFGGVLTPTMAELYARYAEETGISPGRLRRAVADVGADLGMHPLAPLELGRISEAEWGGRVRAALRARHPGLDLGAARLERFGEQWLGGRPGNPVMAAAVRAVRAAGHPVGLLTNNVPEWEGHWRRITAPAGRFDAVVDSCRVGVRKPDPAVFRIAAEASPTARHVLVDDLAENCAAAEAAGWRTVCFRDNAQASGDLSALLGIPLPGPGTPRAAGQVTSGRPARTP from the coding sequence GTGACGACCACCGACACCACCGTCTGGTTCGACTTCGGCGGTGTCCTGACCCCCACCATGGCCGAGCTGTACGCCCGGTACGCCGAGGAGACCGGCATCTCGCCCGGGCGGCTGCGCCGGGCCGTGGCCGACGTGGGAGCGGACCTCGGCATGCACCCGCTGGCCCCGCTCGAACTGGGCCGGATCAGCGAGGCCGAATGGGGAGGCAGGGTCCGGGCGGCCCTGCGCGCCCGCCACCCCGGCCTGGACCTCGGCGCCGCGAGACTGGAGCGGTTCGGCGAGCAGTGGCTGGGAGGACGACCGGGCAACCCGGTGATGGCGGCGGCGGTCCGCGCCGTCCGGGCCGCCGGTCACCCGGTCGGGCTGCTCACCAACAACGTGCCCGAATGGGAGGGGCACTGGCGGCGTATCACCGCTCCGGCGGGCCGCTTCGACGCCGTCGTGGACTCGTGCCGGGTCGGCGTGCGCAAACCCGATCCGGCCGTCTTCCGCATCGCGGCGGAGGCGTCCCCCACCGCCCGCCACGTCCTCGTCGACGACCTCGCGGAGAACTGCGCGGCCGCCGAGGCGGCGGGCTGGCGGACCGTGTGCTTCCGCGACAACGCGCAGGCGTCCGGCGACCTCTCCGCGCTCCTGGGCATCCCACTGCCCGGCCCCGGCACGCCCCGCGCGGCCGGCCAGGTCACCTCCGGCCGGCCGGCGCGTACTCCGTGA
- a CDS encoding acyl carrier protein has translation MTVPTTAPGDLTEAVLDIVRGKFEAPQDTTATTPYEDMDFDSLVLLELAVHLSKAYGVEIGDDEILDASNVAETARLLTAKGARLAR, from the coding sequence ATGACCGTTCCCACCACCGCCCCCGGCGACCTGACCGAGGCCGTACTCGACATCGTCCGCGGCAAGTTCGAGGCACCGCAGGACACGACCGCCACCACGCCGTACGAGGACATGGACTTCGACTCCCTCGTCCTGCTGGAACTCGCGGTGCACCTGTCCAAGGCGTACGGGGTGGAGATCGGCGACGACGAGATACTCGACGCCTCCAATGTCGCCGAGACCGCCAGACTGCTCACCGCGAAGGGCGCGCGCCTTGCCCGGTGA